A window of the Lolium perenne isolate Kyuss_39 chromosome 7, Kyuss_2.0, whole genome shotgun sequence genome harbors these coding sequences:
- the LOC127311580 gene encoding uncharacterized protein isoform X2: protein MCICCVYALSQKRHGFAIHGTADLGGRRELQRRWQRSISLAADRQRLSVDRDWGFGGGGDPPACTALREDHPIRGVGAVAVGVYARWVRSEATSCSSPRRLAQRSCNLQRARAVEFVPPPCLDTKVGRTCQMPCFIPLSHCQVLVFHLHRYQAMNTPRSTTVPSQLL from the exons ATGTGCATTTGTTGTGTCTATGCCCTTTCTCAAAAGCGGCATGGTTTTGCCATCCATGGCACAGCAG ATCTGGGAGGGAGGCGGGAGCTGCAGCGGCGCTGGCAGAGGTCGATTTCTTTGGCGGCGGACCGGCAGAGGCTCAGCGTTGATCGCGACTGGGGATTTGGAGGTGGTGGAGACCCGCCGGCGTGCACTGCACTACGAGAGGACCATCCAATCCGTGGCGTTGGCGCGGTGGCGGTTGGGGTCTACGCCCGCTGGGTCAGGTCGGAGGCGACTTCGTGCAGCTCACCTAGGAGGCTAGCTCAG AGAAGTtgcaacctacaaagagcaagggCCGTTGAGTTTGTGCCTCCGCCATGTCTAGACACCAAGGTTGGGCGGACCTGCCAGATGCCCTGCTTCATTCCATTATCCCACTGTCAG GTGTTAGTGTTTCACCTCCACAGATACCAGGCGATGAATACACCAAGGTCTACTACGGTGCCCTCACAGCTCCTCTAG
- the LOC127311580 gene encoding uncharacterized protein isoform X1, protein MCICCVYALSQKRHGFAIHGTADLGGRRELQRRWQRSISLAADRQRLSVDRDWGFGGGGDPPACTALREDHPIRGVGAVAVGVYARWVRSEATSCSSPRRLAQRSCNLQRARAVEFVPPPCLDTKVGRTCQMPCFIPLSHCVSVSPPQIPGDEYTKVYYGALTAPLASPNSHLLVSNESHTFVWRVGSHSWLRPSPCDGTVKQIVNFKGQVVGMNSSHALFVAHLGPKICVQEVLVSCAEMPTIRNLSNLCLVACGDKLLLVGCQGSFPARGDTFEVFRHDQSTDSPKWVKVEELGNWAIFISTDKRSQLLSCMNPERWGGRSNCVYCYSHDSEHWIAFELGRPASNPSNFVFISCGSIVQPMWVVPSMFSVCLDG, encoded by the exons ATGTGCATTTGTTGTGTCTATGCCCTTTCTCAAAAGCGGCATGGTTTTGCCATCCATGGCACAGCAG ATCTGGGAGGGAGGCGGGAGCTGCAGCGGCGCTGGCAGAGGTCGATTTCTTTGGCGGCGGACCGGCAGAGGCTCAGCGTTGATCGCGACTGGGGATTTGGAGGTGGTGGAGACCCGCCGGCGTGCACTGCACTACGAGAGGACCATCCAATCCGTGGCGTTGGCGCGGTGGCGGTTGGGGTCTACGCCCGCTGGGTCAGGTCGGAGGCGACTTCGTGCAGCTCACCTAGGAGGCTAGCTCAG AGAAGTtgcaacctacaaagagcaagggCCGTTGAGTTTGTGCCTCCGCCATGTCTAGACACCAAGGTTGGGCGGACCTGCCAGATGCCCTGCTTCATTCCATTATCCCACT GTGTTAGTGTTTCACCTCCACAGATACCAGGCGATGAATACACCAAGGTCTACTACGGTGCCCTCACAGCTCCTCTAGCGTCACCCAACTCACATCTACTTGTCAGCAACGAATCACACACTTTCGTTTGGCGTGTTGGTAGTCACTCTTGGTTGAGACCTTCTCCTTGCGATGGAACGGTCAAGCAGATCGTGAACTTCAAAGGCCAGGTTGTTGGCATGAACTCTAGTCATGCGCTCTTTGTTGCGCACTTGGGACCTAAGATTTGCGTACAGGAAGTGTTAGTAAGTTGTGCAGAAATGCCCACCATACGGAATCTTAGCAACCTATGTCTGGTGGCTTGTGGCGATAAGCTTCTCTTGGTCGGGTGTCAGGGATCATTTCCGGCAAGAGGGGATACCTTTGAAGTTTTCCGCCACGACCAGTCGACTGATAGTCCAAAGTGGGTGAAGGTAGAGGAGTTGGGGAATTGGGCGATCTTCATCAGCACAGACAAGCGAAGCCAGCTGTTATCTTGCATGAACCCAGAGAGGTGGGGCGGGAGGAGCAACTGTGTCTACTGTTATTCTCATGATTCTGAACACTGGATTGCATTTGAGCTGGGCAGGCCTGCCTCCAATCCAAGCAACTTTGTTTTTATAAGCTGTGGCAGTATAGTGCAACCTATGTGGGTTGTCCCCAGCATGTTCTCTGTGTGTCTAGACGGTTGA